From Paenibacillus sp. V4I7, one genomic window encodes:
- the spoVM gene encoding stage V sporulation protein SpoVM has translation MKFYTIKLPRFLGGFVKAVLNTFSKN, from the coding sequence ATGAAGTTCTACACAATTAAGCTACCAAGATTTTTGGGTGGATTCGTGAAAGCCGTACTTAATACGTTTAGTAAAAACTAG